Within the Musa acuminata AAA Group cultivar baxijiao chromosome BXJ2-9, Cavendish_Baxijiao_AAA, whole genome shotgun sequence genome, the region GGCCCATGCATACTGTGCATGGAGAATCCTAAACGCCATCCAAGCACAAAGAGGTCATGGCAGATGAAAGAAATGGTGGTCTGCTTGAATCAGGATTGGCTAGTTCAATGACAGGGAGAGGACAGCaagattctttatatatatacaagCTGACTGTGAATTAACGGAACCAGTCACAATGATTCACCTAAAAGCAATTATCTGCTTTATGGAGAGTTTTTCAAGCCATCATAATGCTTGTTGGCTGGCACTCTCTTTACCAACTTGATGTCTTGGTTTCATGTGGCCATGCTATGACAATTGTATTGTCATATTTGTCTCGTCTCACAGTCTGTCTGTGGACCTGGAATCAAGGTAAAGATTGGCAGCACATGAATGAATGCCTGTGTGCTGACAAGTGATCTTCATGAGTGCCGAGTAGGGACTACCAATAATACATATGTGGCTGTAATGAGAAAAATGCAACCTCGTTTCTCGGGGTCAATCATCCTTTACTTCCCAGACTTGCCACTGATAAGAGAGGAAGAACAGTATAATAAGTTCACGCGCTTAGCACACCTGTCATGCACTATCGGCCTCTCCTCTTTTTCCTTGCACCTTCTTATGATATCTATTTCTagtaaaagagaaaagaagtgtaGTGAGTACGGTGATGTCGAGAGAAATAAAATGAGACAGCTTCTTTTAAGTAGCATCAAATTTACAAGAGTTCTTGTTGCTCTCCAAAGAGCAGACAGATAGATATACAAGCATAAGCACTGTATACAATATAAAGAGATACCctaagtatatatacatacatacatacatacatacatatatatatgtatgtatagagagagagagagagaggcgttcTACGTATATGTACTACTATCACAGTAGCTATATCTGTACATAGAAGTGTATATCGGCTGTAAAGAGAACTCCCTGTTCTTCTCTCCCTTAAAATGGAGCTGTTAGGGTTCTTTGGAGGGTGTGCTTTGCAGGCACGAAGAGGTGATCCTGCGCGGCTTTCTTTAGCTGCGCAAAGAACGACGACTTAAGCCTTTTGATCTCATCAAAGGGGAGAAGAAGGGACTGTTAAAGTGCTACTGAACTCGGAATTACCTCCTCAAACTGTCGCTTCAGCGTCCTGTTCTCGTTCACTAAGTGATCCACCTCCTGCTCCAACTCAGTTGTGTAAGCCTTTTCCATGAAGCACAGTGAAGAGAGTGAGAACTCATAATCACTTGAGGGAaaaagttagagagagagagagagagagaggagccgaTGCCTGTTTCCTGGCTCTCGACCGAGCTGCCGACTCACGGTTCTTGATCATCCGCTTCTTCCTTCGGTCGACGTCGCTCCGATCGCCGGACTCTTCGTTCAACTCATGCTCCATCTGGTGCTTCTTGCTGCAGCAAGCTACGACGCCGTCACCGACGCCATCCGAGAAGACactggaggcggaggaggaggagagaccaTTGCTGCCACCGCCGAGGTTGGAGTTGAGACCAAGAGCGGTAGAAGGAGGAGGACTGCGGTCACTGGTCGCCTTGAAGTGCTCGGTAAGGAAGTCTTGGAGAATGATGCTTCTAAAGGAGGTGGTGGTCGACGAGCTGACACCGCACAGGCGCTCGAGGTGGTTTGGTGGAAGGGAAGGAATGGAAGGCATGTCTTGCTGCAGAGAACTCAAGCTTATGTCCTTCCACACCTCCTCCATGATCCTGGTGTTCTTGGAGAGCATGGAGGAGTAGGGAGTcatggaggaggagaggaagaggagatgatGACCTCCCCTAGCCAGAATATGGGATCTGAATGACTGAGTCGTTTTGTGCTTTAAGGGGAACTGTGGAGGAGGGAATGGAATTCTTTTTAGTGCTTAAATGTCATGTATACTAACTATGCCAAATCGGAATCCATATCTAATATTTAGATTTTGTGTCACATAGATCAGTTCTTTGACTTCCCCAGATAGATTCAACTTTGTGGGTAGGCCAACTTATCTTCCTATTGGCCAAGACAGCTGGCGGAGCTATGGAGTCTGGTGGAGACGGAAAGCATGGCAGCCATG harbors:
- the LOC135622131 gene encoding protein FD-like, translating into MTPYSSMLSKNTRIMEEVWKDISLSSLQQDMPSIPSLPPNHLERLCGVSSSTTTSFRSIILQDFLTEHFKATSDRSPPPSTALGLNSNLGGGSNGLSSSSASSVFSDGVGDGVVACCSKKHQMEHELNEESGDRSDVDRRKKRMIKNRESAARSRARKQAYTTELEQEVDHLVNENRTLKRQFEELKKAAQDHLFVPAKHTLQRTLTAPF